The following DNA comes from Methanosarcina vacuolata Z-761.
GATTCTTCAAATACCTGCCCAAATACAGAAGTTGAGTCCAAACTCCAAATGAAAATGAAAAATAACAAAAATGAAATTACAGAATACACAAATAAACTTTCTAATGAAAACAAAGAAATAATGAAAAACATAGAAAATAACCAGAAAAAATTTGCCATCTGGATGGGCACATTTGAAGACCGCCTAAAAGCGATCACAAATAACCAGGTATACCTAAATAATTTTTGTATGATAAATAAACAAAGGAATTCAAAATCTGGGGAAAATTAAGGCTGCTTCTCTTGAAAAGGATGGAATTCTTAGCGTGTTCAAATACAAAGTTGGGAAGTAAAAACCGGTTTTGCTCATAATCTCTGAAGATATGATCCAGGAATGGAAACCTCACAAAGTGGACACAAAAAGTTGAAAATTCAGACTTTCATTCCTGCTATAGGACAGGTGAGACGGCATGGCTGGAAAAGGGTGATATTTTTCCGGAATGTGAAGTGCTATCTGAATAGTATCTGAAGAGGTATAAAAAAATCCCTACTTTTGAATCATTTACTTTAAGCAATTTACTTTTAAAAACACTTAATATATATATATGCACTTTTAAAAAACACATATTTAAATTGTTTGCTTTTAACAATCTTATTAGCTTCTCTTTATTGACGTATTGTTTCTTTAGCTATATACATAACCTTACTATGTATACTCTATTTCTGTATAATCTACAACTGAGTTACTTAAAAAAGAAGCCTTTGGGGAAACCTTAGTTCTCATAAATCTGAATTTCTATCCAATCATGCTTTTATGTATTCTTTTATTAATTACTTATTTATACTTTTGAATATATCTTCATACACTAAATACAGGGGGAAATTATGGAAACCATTTATGATATTCTTAAAGAAGAGCATGAGCAGATGTCTGACCTTCTCCGGCAAGCATTGCAGGATGGCTCAAAGGTAAGTTTTTTTAAAGTAAAGCTTAAAGCTGATCCTCATATGATGGGAGAAGAGAGAATCTTCTATCCTGTGCTTGAAGAAATAAATGAATTACGTGAGCTTATGAGTCAAGCTCATAAGGAACACGATGAGGCAAAAACCCTGATCTTTGAAATAGAAGGAATGGACGAGATTAATGAAAAATGGGCCTCTAAAATCAATGAACTGAAACAAAGCATAGAGCATCACATTGAAGAAGAGGAAAGTAAGGTTTTTGAAAAAGCCCGAAATATCCTGAGCCAGGAGAAGGCAGAAGAGATGGCTCAACAATACATTGAGTTCAAAAGGAGTTACATGAACAGAATAGAGACTGGGGGACCCTTTGTATAACAAAATATCAGATATTGTACTTGAGGCCAATTTCTTGTTAATTTGTTCTCTTTTTTTATCTTTTTTGCTTGTCTGATATCTCTTTAACCTTTTTTCTTTATTTCTTATACTCCTTACTCCCCTGATCTCTTAATAATTATTTTTTATTTATCATGAAAGTTCTTTCAAGTACTTTCGTTTTTTGTGCCTGCTATTTGGAAAATTTCATGTGCGTTTATCATGAAAGTTCTTTCAAGTACTTTCATTTTTTTGTGCCTGTTATTCGAAGAATTTCATGTGTGTTTTTTATCCTACTTGCTTTTCTAATCTCTTATTAATTAGTTATTTTGTTCTTTACTCGAAGGTGATTAATATAGTATTTACCGAATTATCTTGTGACTGTTGCAAAAGAGTTTTGCGGAAAAAAATACCTTTCAGAAAACTAGTTTTATATACTTTTATATCGTATTTTCACTGTAACTCTATGTTTTTCTATAATTCGATAACTGATCCTATATACCATAATTAGACATAGCTATCATGTTTTGTTTCTATTTTTAGTGTTCTATTTCCAAGATACCTTTATATATTACTTTTCTCTATATAGTTCCTTTAATAATTATTAGAATGCCCTAGGGGGTTTATTTATCACCAAAGATAAAAGAAAAGTTCAGTTTACCGGAAATTCAACCTATATTGTGTCCCTCCCCATAAAATGGGTCCGGGATATAGGGCTTGAGGCCGGAGACACCCTTACACTCACACCCATGCCTAATAAAACTCTGCTTGTTTCTTCCAGTGCGGTTTCAAAGGAACACTCCTCCCTTAATGCAACTATCGATTATATTCACTCCGACAGTGCAGAAAATAATCTCAGGATTCTTATTTCTCATTATCTTGTGGGCTATGATGTTATCAGACTGACTACCAAAAAAGGTTTTAGTGCCTATGATCGCAAGTTCATCAAAGATTCCGTGCGTCAGAAGCTGATAGGGCTTGAACTTATAGAAGAGTCTAGAAACGAGCTGGTCTTCCAGTGCCTTCTGAACTACAATGACCTTCCACTTACCAGAGTAATTAGAAACATGTATGGACTTGTGCTTTCCATGCTTGAAGACTCCATGACTGCTCTCAGGGACCATAATGTGGAGATCGCTGAAGATGTCGTTCAGAGAGATGACGATGTGGATCGCTTTTATCTTCTTGCTGTCCGCCAGCTCAAGGCTTCAATTGAAGATATCGAGCTCTCTGAAAAGATTGGAATCAGGCATCCCAGAGAATGTTTGGGATACAGACTTATTACGAAAAGCATCGAGCGTGTAGGAGATCACGCTGTAAAGATAGCAAAAAGTGTCATGAAAATGGACTCCGGAGTCAATGCTGATGACCCTATCTTTAAGATGGCTGACCTCTCCTGCAAGGTTTTTGAAAGCTCAATAGGCTCAATGGCCGAGGAAGATCCGCAGGCTATTAATAAAATCGTCGTAGAAGCGAAGAAAGCTTCCCAGTTCGGGGTTTCTCTGGAACCACAGAACTGCGAAGGTCCAGGTAATATTGAACTTAGCATGATCCTGGAAAGCCTTAGAAGGGTCTCGGAATACAGTGCTGACATTGCAGAAGTTGCAATCAATATGAACATTAAGCGGGTCTGAACCTCAACGGTTTGGACTTTTATTTCTTTTTTCATATAACTTATATACTCTATTTTGTACTCAGCGGCATTTAATGGTGCAATTTTTAAGGCACTATATATAATTTTTTTGATCAAATAAGCAATTTTAGATTCTTTTTTACATTTAACGCATTTTTGTCAGTTTTGGCGAAACCTTAATTCTGATTATTATGCGCTTGTTAACTATTTTTCTAACTGGAAGATTCATAGGAAAATCAGAGTTCTGAGCTTAGGAATCCAAGCTGACGTTAAAAATTCATTATGTCTAGCTGGACATATCGGTATTATATAATAAGTCGTTTGTTAAAATATAGCTAGGATATTAACTCATATAATAAACCAAAAATAAAAATGTAACTTCGTTCGATCACTGAAAAATTGACCACAAGAACGCGATTCTATGCTTTCATCTCAAGATAATGAAGGAATTCAGATTAATTATCAACTTAACTAAAAGTCTGAATTTGGAACTCAAATAACTGCTATATAGAAAACGATTTTGATATTTCACATAAGTGACCCCGCTTACTGAACTTGATTAATCCCAGATGAGGAATTCCCATGAAAATAAAAGTCAATCTCATATCCGGAAGAACTGCCAAACAGGGTGCAAATCTGGAAGCAAAGACATATAAAGCTTATTTTGAAGCCTGCAGTTACTGCGAGCTTAACGCAGTAGATCTTGAAAAATTGGGGGCATCCGAAGGAAACAGCCTGAAAGTCACATCCGAGTTTGGAGACGTTGTGGTATTTGCAAAAGCAAACGATGGAAACCCAAAAGGGCTTGCTTTTATTCCGATGGGCCCCTGGGCAAACGCAGTGCTAAATCCTGATACTCACGGTTGCGGAATGCCCGGTTTAAAAGGTGTGCCTGCAGAAATTGAAATTACGGATAAAATGCCCCTGGACATGAAGTCCCTGATGAAGAAGTATCTGGAAAACTAAAGTCCAGAAAACAAGTAGTTCACATTTTCACTCAAATCCGGAGAAACTTGAAAAATTCGGAGGAAAAATATGCCCATAATCAAAGACGCAGTATGTTCTCTTTGCGGATGTCTCTGCGATGATATATCAGTCACAGTTGAGGATAACAAAATAACGGGTGTAAGGAATGCCTGCATTCTCGGCCACAGTAA
Coding sequences within:
- a CDS encoding hemerythrin domain-containing protein, whose amino-acid sequence is METIYDILKEEHEQMSDLLRQALQDGSKVSFFKVKLKADPHMMGEERIFYPVLEEINELRELMSQAHKEHDEAKTLIFEIEGMDEINEKWASKINELKQSIEHHIEEEESKVFEKARNILSQEKAEEMAQQYIEFKRSYMNRIETGGPFV
- a CDS encoding molybdopterin dinucleotide binding domain-containing protein, with protein sequence MKIKVNLISGRTAKQGANLEAKTYKAYFEACSYCELNAVDLEKLGASEGNSLKVTSEFGDVVVFAKANDGNPKGLAFIPMGPWANAVLNPDTHGCGMPGLKGVPAEIEITDKMPLDMKSLMKKYLEN
- a CDS encoding phosphate signaling complex PhoU family protein, with the translated sequence MTKDKRKVQFTGNSTYIVSLPIKWVRDIGLEAGDTLTLTPMPNKTLLVSSSAVSKEHSSLNATIDYIHSDSAENNLRILISHYLVGYDVIRLTTKKGFSAYDRKFIKDSVRQKLIGLELIEESRNELVFQCLLNYNDLPLTRVIRNMYGLVLSMLEDSMTALRDHNVEIAEDVVQRDDDVDRFYLLAVRQLKASIEDIELSEKIGIRHPRECLGYRLITKSIERVGDHAVKIAKSVMKMDSGVNADDPIFKMADLSCKVFESSIGSMAEEDPQAINKIVVEAKKASQFGVSLEPQNCEGPGNIELSMILESLRRVSEYSADIAEVAINMNIKRV